The Leclercia sp. S52 genome has a segment encoding these proteins:
- the nfsB gene encoding oxygen-insensitive NAD(P)H nitroreductase — MDIISVALKRHSTKAFDPSKKLTADQAEQIKTLLQYSPSSTNSQPWHFIVASTEEGKARVAKSAAGGFVFNERKMLDASHVVVFCAKTAMDDAWLTRVVDQEEADGRFNTPEAKAANHKGRTFFADMHRVDLKDDDQWMAKQVYLNVGNFLLGVGAMGLDAVPIEGFDAAVLDEEFGLKEKGFTSLVVVPVGHHSVEDFNATLPKSRLPLSTIVTEC, encoded by the coding sequence ATGGATATCATCTCTGTTGCCTTAAAGCGTCACTCAACAAAGGCCTTTGATCCGAGCAAAAAACTGACTGCCGACCAGGCGGAACAGATTAAAACCCTGCTGCAGTACAGCCCGTCCAGCACCAACTCACAGCCGTGGCACTTTATCGTCGCCAGCACCGAGGAAGGCAAAGCGCGCGTGGCGAAATCCGCAGCCGGTGGCTTTGTCTTTAACGAACGCAAAATGCTGGATGCATCTCACGTGGTGGTGTTCTGCGCCAAAACCGCAATGGACGATGCCTGGCTTACCCGCGTCGTGGATCAGGAAGAGGCCGATGGCCGTTTCAACACTCCGGAAGCGAAAGCCGCCAACCACAAGGGCCGCACCTTCTTCGCCGATATGCACCGCGTCGATCTGAAAGATGACGATCAGTGGATGGCAAAACAGGTTTACCTGAACGTCGGCAACTTCCTGCTGGGCGTGGGCGCAATGGGCCTGGACGCGGTGCCGATTGAAGGCTTCGACGCCGCGGTCCTTGACGAAGAGTTTGGTCTGAAAGAGAAAGGCTTCACCAGCCTGGTGGTGGTGCCGGTTGGGCATCACAGCGTGGAAGATTTCAACGCCACGCTGCCGAAATCGCGCCTGCCGCTGAGCACGATTGTGACTGAGTGCTAA